AATACAATATGGAGTAGTCCTTCTTGGCGTATGCCGGTGAAAAGTCGGATTGAGGGCTATTGATCAGCGCCATGTTCTCCACCTTATATCTTGTGGGATTGTCTTTCCAGTCCTGTGCATTCTTACAGGCCTCCACTCCTGCTTCGCCGCGGGAATCATCGGGAACCAGCTTTTTATACTTCTCATATTCCACAATGGCTTCCTCATACTTCTCATTGATCTTTTTCATATCAGCGAGGTAGAGTTGCGCAATGGGGTCCTTATATTTTGCTTTGATCGCCTTATCATACCAAATCTCCGCTTGCTTCGTATCATTGATATAACGATAGCATTCTGCGGTCTTAAAGAGTATCTCAGCTTTCTTTACAGGCTTTTTCTCCTTGGCATAAGCCTTCTTGAATGGATCTATGGCTGCCGAGTATTGGTAATTATTGAATTTGGCATTGGCATCATCCAGGAAATCCTTTTGCGCAAAGGACGACAGACTGCAAATGGCCAGGAAAAATACCGTACCTAGAAAGCGTGCAAGATTGGAGATCATAGATTTCGTTTTGGATAAGACTGTGCGCTCTTGGTCACCATTGACCGCCGCTAAATAAATAATTATTTTCAAATAATACAAGCCGATTGCCATGCAACAGCCGGTCGTAATTACTGAATGACAGGCTTTTCGAATCCATACCGATTGGGTTGTCTTTCACCAATCAGCCAACGATCATCAAGCTGTTTACATGGCCTTGACTCAGGAGTAAATGAATTCCGAAATATTTCGAGTCGAACATCAAAAAAAGGGGCGATTGCCCCTTTTTTATCCATGTTTATCTTGAGAACAGCAACTCCCGGTATTTCGGAAGCGGCCATATCTCATCATCAATCACCAATTCAAGTTTATCCACATTGTAACGGATCACCTCAAAATACTTTTTCACATCGTGGCAATAGGCCACTGCTTTCTTTCTGGCATCTGTAATCGCGTTGGCTTTTTTCCGCGCCTCGAGCATTTCGTTTGCCCCATTTGTGATCGCCGCAACATGTTCAGAGATGGTCTTAATGGTATCCAACGGAATCTTTGCTGCCTTATCATACTCCGCTTTGGTAAGAACCTCTTTCAATCCTCTGACATTTTCCAGCAGTACATTTTGATAGCGGATAGCAGTAGGCACAATGTGATTGATCGCCAGATCCCCCATCACCCTCGATTCAATCTGAATCTTCTTGGTATATGTTTCCAGTTGGATTTCATAGCGGGCATGCAATTCCCGTTCCGTGTAAATATCGTTTCTACTGAAGAACTCGGCCGCCTCTTTGGTGATCATTGCATCCAGTGCTTCCGGAGTGGTCTTGACATTTGAAAGACCCCGTTTGGCAGCTTCCTTCACCCACGCATCACCGTAACCATTTCCTTCGAAACGAATGTTCTTGGAGTCGATGATGTATTGACGAAGCACCCTTAAAATGGCCACATCTTTCTTTGCACCTTTCTTAATGTGCTTATCCACCTCCACTTTGAACTTCTTCAGCTGATCGGCCATGATCGCATTCATGATCGTCATTGCGGATGCGCAGTTGGCCGAAGACCCTACTGCCCTCAGTTCAAACTTATTTCCGGTAAAGGCGAAAGGAGATGTCCTGTTACGGTCTGTATTATCCTTAAGAATCTCCGGAATTTTTCCGATATCCAACTTAAGAGCCGTTTTATCATCGGGAGATAAATTTCCCTTCCCTACTCTTTCAACAAGGTCATCCAACACGTTGGTTAACTGCGAGCCGATAAAGATGGAAATGATTGCAGGTGGCGCTTCATTGGCTCCCAGCCGATGGTCGTTTCCGGCGGATGCGATACAGGCACGAAGCAAATCGGCATGCTGATGAACCGCCATAATGGTATTCACAAAAAAGGTCAGAAACTGAAGGTTTGTCTTTGGTGTAGAACCGGGACTCAACAGGTTTTTACCTGTACTTGTGGCCAGCGACCAGTTGTTATGCTTTCCGGAACCATTGACACCGGCATACGGTTTCTCATGCAACAGCACCCGGAAATTATGACGACGCGCGGTTTTCTCCATCACATCCATGAGGAGTTGGTTATGATCCACGGCCAGGTTACATTCCTCAAATACCGGCGCGCACTCAAACTGGTTGGGCGCAACCTCATTGTGACGTGTTTTCACCGGTATACCCAACATCAGACATTCCGCTTCAAAGTCTCTCATAAAAGCACCCACCCGGTCGGGAATTGAGCCGAAATAGTGATCTTCCAATTGCTGATCCTTTGCGGATGCGTGCCCGAAGAGGGTTCTTCCTGTCAAAGCAAGATCCTGACGTGCCGCATATAGTGCCGAGTCCACGAGGAAGTATTCCTGTTCCCAGCCCAGGGTAGCAGTTACCTTGGTAACATTCTTGTCGAAATACTGACAAACAGCCGTTGCAGCTTCATCCACTTTATGAAGTGCCCTGAGCAATGGCGTCTTATAGTCCAGCGCATCACCTGTATATGATACGAATATCGTTGGGATGCAAAGTGTTTTACCAATAATAAAGGCCGGAGATGTCGGATCCCACGCTGTATATCCACGGGCTTCAAACGTATTTCTCAATCCACCGCTTGGAAAACTGGAAGCATCCGGCTCCTGTTGCACCAGTTGGTTGCCACCGAAGGATTCAAAAGCCCGTCCGTCAGAGGTAGGTTCAAAAAACGCATCATGTTTTTCAGCAGTAGAACCGGTTAATGGCTGAAACCAGTGTGTATAATGGGTCGCACCGCGCTCAATAGCCCAGGCCTTCATTGATGATGCCACCTGATCGGCAATCTTCCTGCTAAGCCTTTCCCCGCGTTGAACGGCATTCCGTACATCACTGAAAGCATCATCCGGCAAATACTCACGCATGGCATCAATTCCGAACACTTTACTTCCATAATACGTTGAAACAGATCCTTGAACTCCATTGGGTACAGATGGCACCCTGTTGATCACGCTATCAAGGGCTTCAAATCTGAAACTGGCTGCTGTAGACATATAAATAGCTGTTATTAGGTGTTAATGTGACGCAAAGGTATTCCATTTCAGGGGTCAAGTCAAATATTTTACACTTTTTTTGAGATTACCCCCCTAAATTTT
This sequence is a window from Flavobacteriales bacterium. Protein-coding genes within it:
- a CDS encoding glutamine synthetase III encodes the protein MSTAASFRFEALDSVINRVPSVPNGVQGSVSTYYGSKVFGIDAMREYLPDDAFSDVRNAVQRGERLSRKIADQVASSMKAWAIERGATHYTHWFQPLTGSTAEKHDAFFEPTSDGRAFESFGGNQLVQQEPDASSFPSGGLRNTFEARGYTAWDPTSPAFIIGKTLCIPTIFVSYTGDALDYKTPLLRALHKVDEAATAVCQYFDKNVTKVTATLGWEQEYFLVDSALYAARQDLALTGRTLFGHASAKDQQLEDHYFGSIPDRVGAFMRDFEAECLMLGIPVKTRHNEVAPNQFECAPVFEECNLAVDHNQLLMDVMEKTARRHNFRVLLHEKPYAGVNGSGKHNNWSLATSTGKNLLSPGSTPKTNLQFLTFFVNTIMAVHQHADLLRACIASAGNDHRLGANEAPPAIISIFIGSQLTNVLDDLVERVGKGNLSPDDKTALKLDIGKIPEILKDNTDRNRTSPFAFTGNKFELRAVGSSANCASAMTIMNAIMADQLKKFKVEVDKHIKKGAKKDVAILRVLRQYIIDSKNIRFEGNGYGDAWVKEAAKRGLSNVKTTPEALDAMITKEAAEFFSRNDIYTERELHARYEIQLETYTKKIQIESRVMGDLAINHIVPTAIRYQNVLLENVRGLKEVLTKAEYDKAAKIPLDTIKTISEHVAAITNGANEMLEARKKANAITDARKKAVAYCHDVKKYFEVIRYNVDKLELVIDDEIWPLPKYRELLFSR